A genome region from Bemisia tabaci chromosome 3, PGI_BMITA_v3 includes the following:
- the LOC109032933 gene encoding uncharacterized protein: MASLKLLVCCVALVVAAVVDAHPTCKESCNPCKPRRVHECPDEFVGRLFLEIDVTVNSDYDWLSNQIELIGCKSAAEEYQIIIDLYQQLEQAKGCFDTCYEDIYTDIFGLVTEYREKYCPLSICYTERIVSARKCARSRLFPELCKFRALYLEVIARIEEFCGKYSIDCKPRAIVMPREDDYTFDIYFPASPRCNDLTLIYQNCFKDYKFLYNFIEKIDFPDDSPLCDRRQKLYEDIIAIWIDFTKFRQGLDCKYYQRFVDCWEDQDQVDLIYLEIIAALRPFQVKFGNCWFESYFALQDLCNEADITFVDYVDCENYCPQTNCRGSFLPSELLSKYFNNILVTCGMDYSSCLRLWNELDCKRDSNEWKRRQECLKRLRRRLREIERCINRLIRDIICKINTDFIDCLDNFDTEQRTYIDEVITNCNNELWPLIIEFRQDYYYNDDCLQPILNARGIANVVTRSIIPTQTPCYDVSLYCFDEDIRESVQWFEGVIRSNFYGPTADLIQIRFDEGCEEYKLRCKCLKDLESIWLAYRKCLNELFRKLIKLICKRKCKIGSDEYRREIKRIAEWLRPRLVNMIDRFKSTCCEINGILDSLYSSNTNQACTRSYKYTEAEFSFQISGSVKAC, encoded by the exons ATGGCGTCGTTGAAGCTCCTAGTTTGTTGCGTGGCACTC GTGGTTGCCGCCGTGGTTGATGCACACCCGACTTGCAAGGAGTCCTGCAATCCCTGCAAACCGCGCCGCGTCCACGAATGCCCCGACGAGTTCGTTGGTCGCCTCTTCCTCGAAATCGACGTCACCGTAAACTCGGATTACGATTGGCTCTCGAACCAGATCGAACTGATCGGCTGCAAGAGCGCTGCCGAAGAGTACCAAATTATCATCGACCTCTACCAGCAACTCGAGCAAGCTAAGGGCTGCTTCGACACCTGCTACGAGGACATCTACACCGACATCTTCGGACTCGTTACCGAGTATCGTGAAAA GTACTGTCCGCTGTCTATCTGCtacaccgagcgcatcgtctcAGCCCGGAAATGCGCGCGTAGTAGGCTGTTCCCGGAACTGTGCAAGTTCCGCGCCCTGTACTTGGAAGTCATTGCCCGCATCGAGGAATTCTGCGGCAAGTACTCCATCGACTGCAAACCGCGTGCAATCGTCATGCCCCGCGAAGACGATTACACATTCGACATCTATTTCCCGGCCAGTCCACGTTGCAACGACCTCACCCTCATCTACCAAAACTGCTTCAAAGACTACAAGTTCCTCTACAACTTCATCGAGAAAATCGATTTCCCCGACGATTCCCCACTGTGCGACCGCAGGCAGAAGCTCTACGAAGACATCATCGCTATCTG GATTGATTTCACCAAGTTCCGTCAAGGTCTGGACTGCAAGTACTACCAACGCTTTGTTGACTGCTGGGAGGACCAAGATCAAGTAGATCTCATCTACCTTGAAATCATCGCCGCACTCCGGCCATTCCAGGTGAAATTCGGAAACTGCTGGTTTGAATCCTACTTCGCGCTTCAGGACCTCTGTAACGAGGCTGACATCACCTTCGTTGACTACGTTGACTGCGAGAACTACTGCCCGCAGACCAACTGTCGCGGTAGCTTCCTGCCCTCCGAGCTCCTCAGCAAGTACTTCAACAACATCTTGGTCACCTGTGGCATGGACTACTCCTCCTGTCTCAGACTGTGGAACGAGCTGGACTGCAAGCGTGACTCCAATGAATGGAAGCGCCGCCAAGAGTGCTTGAAGAGACTTAGAAGGAGACTTCGCGAAATTGAGCGTTGTATCAACAGGCTCATCCGCGACATCATTTGCAa GATCAACACCGACTTCATCGATTGCCTGGACAACTTCGACACTGAGCAACGCACCTACATCGATGAGGTAATCACCAACTGCAACAACGAATTATGGCCACTCATCATTGAGTTCCGTCAAGACTATTACTATAACGACGACTGCCTTCAGCCAATCCTCAACGCGCGTGGAATCGCTAATGTCGTCACCCGCAGCATTATCCCGACCCAGACCCCATGCTACGACGTTTCTCTGTATTGTTTCGACGAAGACATTAGGGAGTCCGTCCAATGGTTCGAAGGCGTTATCCGCAGCAACTTCTACGGCCCCACGGCCGACCTCATCCAG ATTCGTTTTGACGAGGGCTGTGAGGAATACAAGCTTCGTTGCAAGTGCCTGAAGGACCTGGAGAGCATCTGGTTGGCCTACCGCAAATGCCTGAACGAGCTTTTCCGCAAGCTGATCAAGCTCATCTGCAAGCGCAAGTGCAAGATCGGATCCGACGAGTACAGGCGCGAGATCAAGCGCATCGCCGAATGGCTCCGCCCGCGCCTCGTCAACATGATCGACCGATTCAAGAGCACCTGTTGCGAGATCAACGGAATCCTCGACAGCCTTTACTCCAGCAACACCAACCAGGCCTGCACCCGCTCTTACAAGTACACCGAGGCCGAGTTCTCCTTCCAGATCTCCGGCTCCGTCAAAGCCTGTTAA
- the LOC109032932 gene encoding uncharacterized protein, whose amino-acid sequence MASLKLIVCCVALVLAAVVDAHPKCKKSCKPKPRPCHNKCPDRWVGGFFVELDVTLNCDMDWIDYQIDLIDCKRDCSEYQVIIDLYGQIGQARDCFDKFYDNVYEETCGLITDYRGKYNLMTIQYTERIVSCRKNLRQRIFKELCQLRKYYFQLLRLLDEFCGKYNINRKARCLVVPRGVEYSFGVTWPSTVRCKELINIYDNCFNDYKYLTDIIAKLNFPDNSPLCGRRQQLLDNLIAIWIEFDNRRRCLDIDYFPRLADCWDREDQIDLIAIELMAKLRPFQVNFAIGFYDIYDQLQDLCNEGKFELIEIVDWNNYKPQLSRGCLLPSPYLRKYFDNILVTCNMDYNTAIRLWNDLDCKPGCDLWKRKERCIKNLKKKLCKLIRRINKLIRDIIRKINSDYLNCLDDFDNVQRAYIDEVILNCNNDLWPLLIDFRADYYDNDDVIYSALTEKGIAEFFTRNIIPSSVVGYDTSLYCIDERLRNCVSQFDLCVKKNFYVPVADLIQIKFDNGCKEYKLRCKCLKDLECIWLEYRKLVNKLLRRITDLICKRKIKIGCDEYNREIQCIIDWLNPCFDDLINRFRSVCFDINGILDNLYSRNKNQGCSRRYKFIEADFKLQISASASVKVC is encoded by the exons ATGGCGTCGTTGAAGCTCATAGTTTGCTGCGTTGCCCTC GTGCTTGCCGCCGTGGTGGACGCTCACCCGAAGTGCAAAAAGTCATGCAAGCCGAAACCTCGTCCTTGCCACAACAAATGCCCGGACCGGTGGGTCGGCGGTTTCTTTGTTGAGCTCGACGTCACCTTAAACTGTGACATGGACTGGATCGACTACCAAATCGACTTGATCGACTGCAAGCGTGACTGCTCCGAGTACCAGGTCATCATCGATCTGTACGGGCAAATTGGGCAAGCTAGAGACTGCTTCGACAAGTTCTACGACAACGTCTACGAGGAGACCTGCGGACTCATCACCGACTACCGCGGCAA GTACAATCTTATGACTATCCAATACACTGAGCGCATCGTTTCTTGCCGTAAGAATCTCCGCCAGCGCATTTTCAAAGAACTGTGCCAGCTGCGCAAATACTACTTCCAACTTCTCCGCCTTTTGGACGAATTCTGCGGCAAGTACAACATCAACCGTAAGGCGCGCTGTCTCGTCGTTCCTCGTGGAGTTGAATACTCTTTCGGTGTCACCTGGCCCAGCACCGTTCGCTGCAAGGAGCTCATTAACATCTACGACAACTGCTTCAACGACTACAAATACCTCACTGATATCATCGCAAAGCTCAACTTCCCGGACAACTCCCCACTGTGTGGCCGCAGGCAGCAGCTTCTCGATAATTTAATCGCTATCTG GATTGAGTTCGACAATCGCCGCCGTTGTTTGGATATTGATTACTTCCCACGCCTTGCTGACTGCTGGGACCGAGAGGATCAGATCGACCTCATCGCCATTGAGCTCATGGCTAAACTGCGCCCATTCCAGGTGAACTTCGCCATAGGCTTCTATGACATCTACGACCAACTCCAGGATCTTTGCAACGAGGGCAAATTCGAATTAATCGAAATTGTTGACTGGAACAACTATAAGCCGCAGCTCAGCCGTGGTTGCCTCTTGCCCTCTCCTTATCTTCGCAAATACTTTGATAACATCTTGGTCACCTGCAACATGGACTACAACACCGCCATCAGACTGTGGAATGATTTGGACTGCAAGCCTGGCTGTGATTTGTGGAAACGCAAAGAGCGATGCATTAAGAACTTGAAAAAGAAGTTGTGTAAACTCATCCGTCGCATCAACAAGCTCATCAGGGACATCATCCGCAA GATCAACAGCGACTACCTGAACTGTCTGGACGACTTCGACAACGTTCAGCGCGCATACATCGACGAAGTGATCCTAAATTGCAACAACGACCTGTGGCCGCTCTTGATCGACTTCCGCGCGGATTACTACGACAACGACGACGTCATCTACAGTGCCCTCACCGAGAAAGGAATCGCCGAATTCTTCACCCGCAACATCATCCCGAGCTCGGTCGTGGGCTACGATACCTCCCTTTACTGCATCGATGAGAGACTCCGCAATTGTGTCAGCCAGTTCGATCTCTGTGTCAAGAAGAACTTCTACGTTCCGGTCGCCGATCTTATCCAG ATCAAATTCGACAATGGATGCAAAGAATACAAGCTTCGTTGCAAGTGCCTGAAGGACCTGGAATGCATCTGGCTCGAATACCGCAAGCTTGTCAACAAGCTCCTTCGCAGAATTACCGACCTGATCTGCAAGCGCAAGATCAAGATTGGCTGCGACGAGTACAACCGCGAAATCCAGTGTATCATCGACTGGCTCAACCCGTGCTTCGACGATCTCATCAACCGTTTCAGAAGTGTCTGCTTCGACATCAACGGAATCCTCGACAACCTATACTCCCGCAACAAGAACCAAGGCTGCAGCCGCCGTTACAAGTTCATCGAGGCCGACTTCAAGCTCCAGATCTCGGCCTCCGCCAGCGTCAAAGTCTGTTAA
- the LOC109032931 gene encoding uncharacterized protein gives MASLKLIVCCVALVLAAVVDAHPKCKKSCKPKPRPCHNKCPDRWVGGFFLELDCTLSCDMDWIDYQIDLIGCKRDCSEYQVIIDLYGQIGQARDCFDKFYDNVYEETCGLITDYRGKYNLMTIQYTERIVSCRKNLRQRIFKELCQLRKYYFQLLRLLDEFCGKYNINRKARCLVVPRGVEYSFGVTWPSTVRCKELINIYDNCFNDYKYLTDIIAKLNFPDNSPLCGRRQQLLDNLIAIWIEFDNRRRCLDIDYFPRLADCWDREDQIDLIAIELMAKLRPFQVNFAIGFYDIYDQLQDLCNEGKFELIEIVDWNNYKPQLSRGCLLPSPYLRKYFDNILVTCNMDYNTAIRLWNDLDCKPGCDLWKRKERCIKNLKKKLCKLIRRINKLIRDIIRKINSDYLNCLDDFDNVQRAYIDEVILNCNNDLWPLLIDFRADYYDNDDVIYSALTEKGIAEFFTRNIIPSSVVGYDTSLYCIDERLRNCVSQFDLCVKKNFYVPVADLIQIKFDNGCKEYKLRCKCLKDLECIWLEYRKLVNKLLRRITDLICKRKIKIGCDEYNREIQCIIDWLNPCFDDLINRFRSVCFDINGILDNLYSRNKNQGCSRRYKFIEADFKLQISASASVKVC, from the exons ATGGCGTCGTTGAAGCTCATAGTTTGCTGCGTTGCCCTC GTGCTTGCCGCCGTGGTGGACGCTCACCCGAAGTGCAAAAAGTCATGCAAGCCGAAACCTCGTCCTTGCCACAACAAATGCCCGGACCGGTGGGTCGGCGGTTTCTTCCTTGAACTCGACTGCACCTTAAGCTGTGACATGGACTGGATCGACTACCAAATCGACTTGATCGGCTGCAAGCGTGACTGCTCCGAGTACCAGGTCATCATCGATCTGTACGGGCAAATTGGGCAAGCTAGAGACTGCTTCGACAAGTTCTACGACAACGTCTACGAGGAGACCTGCGGACTCATCACCGACTACCGCGGCAA GTACAATCTTATGACTATCCAATACACTGAGCGCATCGTTTCTTGCCGTAAGAATCTCCGCCAGCGCATTTTCAAAGAACTGTGCCAGCTGCGCAAATACTACTTCCAACTTCTCCGCCTTTTGGACGAATTCTGCGGCAAGTACAACATCAACCGTAAGGCGCGCTGTCTCGTCGTTCCTCGTGGAGTTGAATACTCTTTCGGTGTCACCTGGCCCAGCACCGTTCGCTGCAAGGAGCTCATTAACATCTACGACAACTGCTTCAACGACTACAAATACCTCACTGATATCATCGCAAAGCTCAACTTCCCGGACAACTCCCCACTGTGTGGCCGCAGGCAGCAGCTTCTCGATAATTTAATCGCTATCTG GATTGAGTTCGACAATCGCCGCCGTTGTTTGGATATTGATTACTTCCCACGCCTTGCTGACTGCTGGGACCGAGAGGATCAGATCGACCTCATCGCCATTGAGCTCATGGCTAAACTGCGCCCATTCCAGGTGAACTTCGCCATAGGCTTCTATGACATCTACGACCAACTCCAGGATCTTTGCAACGAGGGCAAATTCGAATTAATCGAAATTGTTGACTGGAACAACTATAAGCCGCAGCTCAGCCGTGGTTGCCTCTTGCCCTCTCCTTATCTTCGCAAATACTTTGATAACATCTTGGTCACCTGCAACATGGACTACAACACCGCCATCAGACTGTGGAATGATTTGGACTGCAAGCCTGGCTGTGATTTGTGGAAACGCAAAGAGCGATGCATTAAGAACTTGAAAAAGAAGTTGTGTAAACTCATCCGTCGCATCAACAAGCTCATCAGGGACATCATCCGCAA GATCAACAGCGACTACCTGAACTGTCTGGACGACTTCGACAACGTTCAGCGCGCATACATCGACGAAGTGATCCTAAATTGCAACAACGACCTGTGGCCGCTCTTGATCGACTTCCGCGCGGATTACTACGACAACGACGACGTCATCTACAGTGCCCTCACCGAGAAAGGAATCGCCGAATTCTTCACCCGCAACATCATCCCGAGCTCGGTCGTGGGCTACGATACCTCCCTTTACTGCATCGATGAGAGACTCCGCAATTGTGTCAGCCAGTTCGATCTCTGTGTCAAGAAGAACTTCTACGTTCCGGTCGCCGATCTTATCCAG ATCAAATTCGACAATGGATGCAAAGAATACAAGCTTCGTTGCAAGTGCCTGAAGGACCTGGAATGCATCTGGCTCGAATACCGCAAGCTTGTCAACAAGCTCCTTCGCAGAATTACCGACCTGATCTGCAAGCGCAAGATCAAGATTGGCTGCGACGAGTACAACCGCGAAATCCAGTGTATCATCGACTGGCTCAACCCGTGCTTCGACGATCTCATCAACCGTTTCAGAAGTGTCTGCTTCGACATCAACGGAATCCTCGACAACCTATACTCCCGCAACAAGAACCAAGGCTGCAGCCGCCGTTACAAGTTCATCGAAGCCGACTTCAAGCTCCAGATCTCGGCCTCCGCCAGCGTCAAAGTCTGTTAA